The nucleotide window ATTGGCTTATCGCTTACATCTCAAAACAAAGCAACTTACACCTATTCCATTAAAGGAAAAGACACATTGAAACTAGATGTTTACACACCAGAAAACATCAAAAAAACCGATACGTTACCTGTATTGCTTTGGATGCATGGTGGCGGATTTGCGGTAGGCCATAGAGATTACATTGACGATGAAAATCTTGTAAAATATGCTGCTGATAAACAAAATTATATTGGTATTTCTATTTCATACAGATTACTAAGAAAAGGCACGGCAACTGGGTTTGGCTGTGATTGTACCAAAGACGAGAAACTAGAAACCTTTAAACAAGCTGCAATCGATTATATGGACGCTGCAAAATATGTAGTTGAGCACGCTAAGCAGCTTCAAATCGATACCACAAAAATCATTGCTGGTGGCAGCAGTGCAGGTGCAGAAGGTATTTTGAATGCCGTTTTTATGCGTGAGTATTTTTTAGATAAAGCAGAAGATTACAAAGACGTAAAGTTTGCAGGTGTGTTTTCTTGTGCAGGCGCAATGGTAGATGCTAGATATTTAACCCAAGATAATGCAGTTCCTGGTGTTTTCTATCATGGCACAAAAGACCAGCTCGTGCCTTTTGGCAATGCACCACATCATTATTGCGAGCCAACAAGGGATGGTTATATTATGTTAGATGGTTCGCAAGTCATAGTTGATAAACTCGAAAATTACGAAATCTCATACTATTTCAACATTGTTAAGGATGCGCGTCACGAAATCTCAAGAATTCCATATGAAGAATTGGATAAAGTATTCAACTTTTTTGAACGTACAGTCCTCAATGATGAAGTCATTCAAACAAAAATTATAAAAACCAAAGAGTAATGCGATATATTTCAGTTTTATTAATAGGCCTTTTAGCCTTTCAATCTTGTAAAGAAAAGAACAAAGACGATGTCAGTTCGAGCGCAGTCGAGAACTCAAAAAGACCAAACATTGTTTATATAATGGCAGATGACCACGCCGAACAAGCCATTAGTGCTTATGGTCATCCGATTAGTCAATTGGCACCAACACCAAATATCGACCGAATTGCAGAAGAAGGTGCGTTATTCAAAAATAATTTTTGTACCAATTCTATTTGTGGACCAAGTAGAGCCGTAGTCTTAACAGGGAAATTTAGCCACGAAAACGGATTCAGGATGAATGGAGACCAATTTGATGGCAGCCAACAAACCTTCCCCAAACTGTTGCAAAAGGCAGGTTATAGTACCGCAATGATTGGTAAGTGGCACCTGCATGGTCTACCTCAAGGCTTCGATTATTGGAACATTTTAAAAGATCAAGGCAATTATTACAATCCCGATTTTATTTCAATAAATGATGCTACTAAGGTTGCGGATACTGTTCAGGTACAAGGTTATGCTACTGATTTAATTACTCAAGATGGGTTGGCTTATCTCAATAAAATGAAGGATGGCGACAAACCATTTATGCTCATGTTACAGCACAAAGCTCCGCATAGAAACTGGATGCCAGCGCTACGTCATGCAAATTTATATGATAACGTGGAATTTCCATTACCAAATACTTACTTTACGGCACATGAAGGTTCGTTGGGTTCCAAAGAACAACAGCAAACCATTTTTAAAGACATGTACGAAGGTCATGATTTAAAGTTGACCAAAGAGAAGGGAAGCCCAGAATTGGCTTGGAACCCCTGGAAAACCGATTTTGAACGAATGACGCCAGAGCAAACCAAAGCTTGGAACAACGCCTATCAGGCCAAAAACGATGCTTTTCATGATGCCAATCTTTCTGGACGTGCTTTGGCCGAGTACAAAGGCCAACGCTACCTACAAGAGTATTTGGCGACCATAGCTGCTGTAGATGAAGGTGTAGGACAAGTGCTCGACTTCTTGGAAGAAAACGGACTAGCCGAAAACACTATCGTTATTTATACCACAGACCAAGGTTTTTATTTGGGCGAAAAAGGATGGTTTGATAAGCGTTATATGTACGAAGAATCCTTGGCAATGCCATTATTGATAAAATATCCTGGAGTGATAAAGCCAGGCACTGAGATTGATGCTATGACGCAAAACCTTGATTTCGCAGAAACCTTTTTAGATTATGCACAAGTAGAAATCCCGGCAGATATGCAAGGCAAATCGCTCCGTCCATTATTAGAAAACACATTTAAAGGCGATGAGTTTAGGGATGCAGTATATTATCATTATTATGATTATCCAGCATTTCACATGGTTAAAAAACATTATGGTGTGCGGACAAAACGTTACAAGCTAATGCATTTCTATGATGATATTGACACTTGGGAATTGTACGATTTAGAAGAAGATCCTAAAGAAGTGAAAAATCAAATCGACAATCCTGAGTACGATGCCATTGAAACAAAATTACGGGCAAAATTGGCCGAGCTTCAAAAGCAATACAAAGTTACACCAACTGATTTTGCACGTGCACCAGAAGACCGTGTTGAGCGCGCCTATAAACAATTTGAAAAACTTCGTGGAAAAACAGGTACAGCTTATGATCCTATAAACGACAAAGACACTAAATTATAAATCATGAAAAAATTACTTTTTTTCTTCATTATAGCATTTGTTTTGTCCTGTAAAACAGATAACAATCAGAATACTAGTTCAAATTCTGGTACAATAGAAAATGACGAAACACAAGATGAGGCACAAACCTACATCAATCCGCTTGATATTGATTACACATATATGGTGTATAATTCAAGTAAGAATAAATCGTACCGTTCTGGTGCAGATCCTGCTTTGATTGAGTTTAAAGGCGAATATTATATGTTCGTAACACGTTCGTTTGGCTATTGGCATTCCACAGACTTAGTCAATTGGAATTTTATAAAACCACAACAATGGTTTTTTGAAGGAAGTAATGCACCAACAGCATTCAACTACAAAGATTCGTTAGTTTATTTTGCTGGCGATCCTGCTGGCTACGGAAGTATTTTATATACAGACGATCCTAAAAAAGGACTATGGACTCCAACTGCTTCTATTTCTAATAATATACAAGATTCAGAATTATTTATTGACGATGATGGCAAAACTTACCTCTATTGGGGAAGTTCTAACGTGCATCCCATTCGTGTAAAAATGCTGAATAAAGACGACCGCTTTTTAGAAACTGGCATTAGAAAAGAGCTGATAAATTTAGATGAAGAAAAGCACGGATGGGAACGTTTTGGCGAAAACAACTTTCACCCAACCTTAAAAGAAGGTTATATGGAAGGCGCGTCAATGACTAAGCATAACGGAAAATACTATTTGCAATACGCAGCACCAGGCACACAATTTAACGTATATGCAGATGGTGTGTATATAGGCGATTCGCCACTTGGACCTTTTTCTTATATGAAAAATAATCCGATGAGCTTTAAACCAGGCGGATTTACTAATGGAGCAGGACACGGTATTACAGTAAAACAAACCAATGGTCAATACTGGCATTTTGCGACGATGGCACTAGCATCTAATGCGCAGTGGGAGCGTCGTTTATGTATGTTTCCTACATATTTTGATGATGATGGTTTAATGTATAGCAATACCTCTTATGGCGATTATCCACGTTTTGGGCCAAATCATCCAACAAAAGCAGGACAGCACAATGGCTGGATGTTGTTATCCTATAAAGGAAATGTAACGGTGTCGTCTTCACTTCAACAAATTATGAAATTTACATCTAATGATAATGAAGTTGAAGTGAAAGAAATCCCAACAACAACCAATGCCAAAGGACAAATAACTTCAAACGTATTAACCGACGAAAACCCAAAAACCTTTTGGGTTGCAGAGGCTAATGACAATAAGCAATGGATAACTATTGAATTATTGAATGAAGGAACTGTACACGCCATTCAACTAAATTATCACGATCACGAATCTGGAATTTACACACGTGTTGAAGGCTTAAAACATCAATTCACAATAGAAACGTCTGAAGATGGTAAAAATTGGAAAACCGTTATAGATAGAAGTCAAAGTGAGATTGACGCGCCAAACGCTTACCTAGTTTTAGAAAAACCGGTAAACGCAAAATACATAAGATATAATAATATAAAAGTACCAGGAAATAACTTCGCCATGTCCGAAATTAGGGTGTTTGGTATTGGTTTGGGTGAAGCACC belongs to Winogradskyella sp. J14-2 and includes:
- a CDS encoding alpha/beta hydrolase — protein: MKNRLTLLILLIGLSLTSQNKATYTYSIKGKDTLKLDVYTPENIKKTDTLPVLLWMHGGGFAVGHRDYIDDENLVKYAADKQNYIGISISYRLLRKGTATGFGCDCTKDEKLETFKQAAIDYMDAAKYVVEHAKQLQIDTTKIIAGGSSAGAEGILNAVFMREYFLDKAEDYKDVKFAGVFSCAGAMVDARYLTQDNAVPGVFYHGTKDQLVPFGNAPHHYCEPTRDGYIMLDGSQVIVDKLENYEISYYFNIVKDARHEISRIPYEELDKVFNFFERTVLNDEVIQTKIIKTKE
- a CDS encoding family 43 glycosylhydrolase → MKKLLFFFIIAFVLSCKTDNNQNTSSNSGTIENDETQDEAQTYINPLDIDYTYMVYNSSKNKSYRSGADPALIEFKGEYYMFVTRSFGYWHSTDLVNWNFIKPQQWFFEGSNAPTAFNYKDSLVYFAGDPAGYGSILYTDDPKKGLWTPTASISNNIQDSELFIDDDGKTYLYWGSSNVHPIRVKMLNKDDRFLETGIRKELINLDEEKHGWERFGENNFHPTLKEGYMEGASMTKHNGKYYLQYAAPGTQFNVYADGVYIGDSPLGPFSYMKNNPMSFKPGGFTNGAGHGITVKQTNGQYWHFATMALASNAQWERRLCMFPTYFDDDGLMYSNTSYGDYPRFGPNHPTKAGQHNGWMLLSYKGNVTVSSSLQQIMKFTSNDNEVEVKEIPTTTNAKGQITSNVLTDENPKTFWVAEANDNKQWITIELLNEGTVHAIQLNYHDHESGIYTRVEGLKHQFTIETSEDGKNWKTVIDRSQSEIDAPNAYLVLEKPVNAKYIRYNNIKVPGNNFAMSEIRVFGIGLGEAPNKVSNFRVNREKDRRDVSFSWDAVEGAQGYNIRWGIAPDKLYHSWQLYDTTNHFMRNLDRDTSYYFTIEAYNENGISEQCNVIFVE
- a CDS encoding sulfatase, which produces MRYISVLLIGLLAFQSCKEKNKDDVSSSAVENSKRPNIVYIMADDHAEQAISAYGHPISQLAPTPNIDRIAEEGALFKNNFCTNSICGPSRAVVLTGKFSHENGFRMNGDQFDGSQQTFPKLLQKAGYSTAMIGKWHLHGLPQGFDYWNILKDQGNYYNPDFISINDATKVADTVQVQGYATDLITQDGLAYLNKMKDGDKPFMLMLQHKAPHRNWMPALRHANLYDNVEFPLPNTYFTAHEGSLGSKEQQQTIFKDMYEGHDLKLTKEKGSPELAWNPWKTDFERMTPEQTKAWNNAYQAKNDAFHDANLSGRALAEYKGQRYLQEYLATIAAVDEGVGQVLDFLEENGLAENTIVIYTTDQGFYLGEKGWFDKRYMYEESLAMPLLIKYPGVIKPGTEIDAMTQNLDFAETFLDYAQVEIPADMQGKSLRPLLENTFKGDEFRDAVYYHYYDYPAFHMVKKHYGVRTKRYKLMHFYDDIDTWELYDLEEDPKEVKNQIDNPEYDAIETKLRAKLAELQKQYKVTPTDFARAPEDRVERAYKQFEKLRGKTGTAYDPINDKDTKL